A single genomic interval of Nonomuraea rubra harbors:
- a CDS encoding DUF6348 family protein yields the protein MDGVRPADEAVLGMVAERLSAATQQPWEVRDGMARGPGTLAVRLGADHTGSPAHLDLDFVLNVGRPEDTTVSDCVTGYGATVEESVDRAIRMWLGTTGGALLELLVQDGSHAAHFAPDDPDGLPGWHAIHGGIVGWGTGDEHDAVQRWAVQHVLLPHLAPALKGTLERGHLVGVKAFFGGGDGTETAEIRVNGARHEAGSRALAELGWPRPAGGVSYARTFVLLVHQE from the coding sequence ATGGACGGCGTACGGCCGGCGGACGAGGCGGTTCTGGGCATGGTCGCCGAGCGGCTGAGCGCGGCCACGCAGCAGCCATGGGAGGTCCGCGACGGCATGGCCAGGGGGCCGGGCACGCTCGCCGTCCGGCTCGGCGCCGACCACACCGGCAGCCCCGCCCACCTCGACCTCGACTTCGTGCTCAACGTCGGCCGCCCGGAGGACACCACGGTCTCCGACTGCGTGACCGGGTACGGCGCCACCGTCGAGGAGTCCGTGGACCGCGCGATCCGGATGTGGCTCGGCACGACCGGCGGCGCCCTGCTGGAGCTCCTCGTCCAGGACGGCTCCCACGCCGCCCACTTCGCCCCCGACGACCCCGACGGTCTCCCCGGCTGGCACGCCATCCACGGCGGCATCGTCGGCTGGGGCACGGGCGACGAGCACGACGCCGTCCAGCGGTGGGCGGTCCAGCACGTCCTGCTGCCGCACCTGGCGCCGGCGCTCAAGGGCACGCTCGAACGGGGGCACCTGGTGGGGGTCAAGGCGTTCTTCGGCGGCGGTGACGGCACGGAGACCGCCGAGATCAGGGTGAACGGCGCCCGGCACGAGGCGGGCTCGCGGGCGCTGGCGGAGCTCGGCTGGCCGCGCCCGGCCGGCGGCGTCTCGTACGCCCGCACGTTCGTGCTGCTCGTGCACCAAGAGTGA